The proteins below are encoded in one region of Drosophila santomea strain STO CAGO 1482 chromosome 3R, Prin_Dsan_1.1, whole genome shotgun sequence:
- the LOC120453253 gene encoding uncharacterized protein LOC120453253 isoform X1, whose protein sequence is MPDSMNAILIKCPENNSNQSCETQLIVNIHMNPSFDLENTEKFWVVDKVYDPSKGSTSKIISPYLIVVSRGEPVVMYPLRFLKSIDNEKINMKPSEEVNNSAELGGSPSCTTNEGQLETNIKRQELKNTTRSKRNHFPLFAAGKSMISNIFGTNRDKKNIKPRRRDKRINDHQQKDLSSLGLVQVLDTAVTKNYLDSPYDFLHPLKDTQSKELDKHNLLKWHDHYIPKSKSEDLSRNSQMKNNQKDSLKSLNIAEDNDKLFSHENSKSRKLQNNEGKLKMYTNYEKSEEESVPDYVLYDRMAQESRRKQIKESFDKIYVPPRKSMFKSNEFSNGEDHESNKYKSPPKNVNDAQEFPYESVDNHFPSRKSVPHKMENEKYNFITSGDRKTNNREFPNERDTNYLRSPSIGKVYDFPQGSKNHNKNNKPLLDDSYIPQERKYKKKNFKGSNRQYNKLDMPLDAEKDLYYYRTPVEGQSSVMDFPGEIENKINNYMDPNGFSQEKAYDNSISFGNDFESGNENLNLNAPNRNLYNQNFNFDTKLEYPSLPENNVNDFSWSHGNIGDESLNSIVNRHMKQKLPDNFEVRNSLNAPNDLHLDYFKPVSSQKYLDFGSKQKINPYLTYPNTNSYKTFPRSRNLRRMKRGGLQDRHRENGEDSRLDPKYDSDLESLKALNLKHLDDNGEIPCDTCGGKNKKKDEKPRTVYSIALAEPKSLESKIENGNPKIDDAVPCDTCGGKNKKPGGKPLPGGLPPEINSLNAASEERRLPDYMIPCESCKTSNRYTEGNLDSASCGCVTNPKVCSCESSKLSRALNDSLKEWSYTVFNMKNPVPFLSTKLRVFRRRHNTWWLVVPIVTLDSVSGIFANADFSAVFTSHIDMLRLEKSTGFSNRNLAVPKENENTFARKRHAITLKDLQKNIGNSVLLDESNKDVSIREIKNSCNLKIQNEESIKGQEPRSIKGLGYFPVFMNALDNCPHKDKTLCLNIREDKVPGEFSIKVKIPFRENALVMRNQHMVKISRIITDATTKDALQISIDVINKGFEAQEFTIFVCNCDILKSGSTSNSARRLLQPDIGQTVTFLVPLIVGSKKNKKYSCDVMVKASTDYDESDMNLRKPVDPKVGVVAKRTMDIKCHSRCFCVWRCRCHCIGKLETFINYNACERMDPKSEKDAGLIYNCPPGNEPNDVCIKDVCSDRNDEITCNLTCKVIAITLLILFLLFLLGLLKAIFGICITCIGRCGFDTVQPGRKYECTSCIRIFLVNCFFFIIYPFACWCKCFRPKAKDLIEASSDWDCISQSDETPECSCDKRESNSSCRLHGGQDLQNNLMLAFAPMHENGLFKDEKSDDEESHLFILEVLEESKSSLTKMMSQVLDPVQNVEQATESNADDLAADEFVECLRNSQVAYRTLSSPVGGVVDIPDNYQYCVKGFFVQTISSNFEFMSYHPLSQFVGVTEENEVRPLSHPRYIHSDEFSRVYANKMEVHKAADLSVVPPMNVPCINIDHGNHLESSFVKLAAQQEKMKANQT, encoded by the exons ATGCCCGATAGTATGAACGCAATTCTCATCAAATGCCCCGAAAACAATTCAAACCAATCCTGCGAGACGCAATTGATTGTCAATATTCACATGAACCCAAGCTTCGATTTGGAAAACACGGAAAAGTTTTGGGTGGTCGACAAGGTCTATGATCCCTCGAAAGGAAGCACTTCCAAAATAATATCTCCGTATCTGATTGTGGTTAGCAGGGGTGAGCCTGTTGTTATGTACCCACTTCGGTTTCTAAAA TCAATAGATAATGAGAAAATAAACATGAAGCCCTCAGAAGAAGTCAATAATAGTGCGGAACTTGGTGGTTCCCCATCCTGTACGACTAATGAAGGCCAACTTGAAACGAATATAAAAAGACAGGAGTTGAAAAACACGACCAGAT cgAAAAGAAATCACTTTCCACTCTTTGCCGCAGGAAAATCGATGATTTCAAACATTTTCGGTACGAATAGGGAcaagaaaaacataaaaccTCGTCGCAGGGATAAAAGAATCAATGATCACCAGCAAAAGGACCTTTCAAGCCTTGGACTTGTTCAAGTTTTGGATACTGCTGTAACAAAAA ATTACCTAGATTCCCCTTACGATTTTTTACACCCATTAAAGGATACACAGAGTAAAGAACTGGATAAACATAACTTACTTAAATGGCACGATCACTATATTCCTAAATCGAAGTCTGAAGACCTTTCAAGAAATAGTCAAAtgaaaaacaatcaaaaagACAGTTTAAAGAGTTTGAACATCGCAGAGGATAATGATAAACTATTTTCCCATGAG AACTCAAAAAGCCGCAAGTTACAAAATAATGAAGGCAAGCTTAAGATGTACACAAATTACGAAAAATCTGAGGAAGAATCAGTGCCCGATTATGTTTT ATATGATCGAATGGCGCAGGAATCTagaagaaaacaaataaaagaaagttTTGATAAGATCTATGTACCACCAAGGAAAAGTATGTTTAAATCGAATGAATTTTCCAACGGGGAAGATCACGAAAGTAATAAGTACAAGTCACCTcccaaaaatgtaaatgatGCACAAGAGTTCCCATATGAAAGTGTAGATAATCATTTTCCGAGTAGGAAAAGTGTTCCacataaaatggaaaatgaaaaatataattttataacatCTGGTGATCGGAAAACAAATAATCGTGAATTTCCAAATGAGAGGGACACTAATTACTTAAGATCGCCTTCTATTGGTAAAGTTTATGATTTTCCACAGGGAAGTAAAaaccacaataaaaataataagccACTTTTGGATGACAGCTATATACCGCAGgaaaggaaatataaaaagaaaaactttaaaggATCTAATAGACAATATAATAAACTCGATATGCCATTGGATGCTGAAAAGGATCTCTATTATTACAGGACTCCAGTCGAAGGTCAATCGAGTGTTATGGATTTTCCTggtgaaatagaaaataagataaataattatatggATCCAAACGGATTTTCACAGGAAAAGGCTTATGATAATAGCATTTCCTTTGGAAATGATTTCGAAAGTGGTAATGAAAACCTAAATTTGAACGCACCCAATAGAAATTTGTACAACCAGAATTTTAACTTTGATACAAAATTAGAGTATCCAAGTTTGCCTGAAAACAATGTTAATGACTTTTCATGGAGCCATGGAAACATTGGAGACGAAAGCCTTAATTCTATTGTAAACCGTCATATGAAACAAAAACTTCCAG aCAACTTTGAGGTCAGAAATAGTTTGAATGCGCCAAATGATTTGCATTTGGATTACTTTAAGCCAGTTAGTAGCCAGAAATATTTGGACTTCGGTTCCAAGCAGAAGATAAATCCCTATCTGACGTACCCGAATACCAATTCCTACAAGACGTTTCCACGTTCAAGAAACCTGAGAAGGATGAAACGAGGTGGGCTTCAAGATCGTCATAGGGAAAATGGTGAAGATTCGCGTTTGGATCCAAAGTATGATAGCGATCTTGAATCTTTGAAAGCGCTGAACTTGAAGCACTTGGATGATAATGGGGAGATTCCATGTGACACGTGTGGGGGCAAGAATAAAAAGAAGGATGAAAAGCCCCGAACAGTATATAGTATTGCCTTGGCAGAACCGAAAAGTTTAGAAAGTAAAATTGAGAATGGGAACCCCAAAATTGATGATGCCGTTCCTTGCGATACGTGTGGTGGTAAAAATAAGAAGCCAGGAGGGAAACCCTTGCCTGGTGGATTGCCCCCTGAAATCAACAGCTTAAATGCTGCAAGTGAGGAGCGACGGTTacccgactatatgataccctGCGAAAGCTGCAAGACAAGCAATAGGTATACAGAAGGCAACCTGGACTCCGCATCCTGCGGCTGTGTTACCAACCCAAAAGTGTGCAGTTGTGAATCCTCTAAGTTATCCCGGGCCTTAAACGATAG TTTAAAGGAATGGAGCTATACGGTCTTTAATATGAAAAATCCAGTTCCCTTTTTAAGCACCAAGCTGCGTGTTTTTAGAAGGCGTCACAACACGTGGTGGCTGGTTGTTCCGATAGTAAC GCTTGATAGTGTATCAGGCATATTTGCAAATGCTGACTTTTCGGCCGTGTTTACCTCCCACATCGATATGCTTCGCCTGGAAAAGTCAACAGGCTTTTCTAATCGAAATTTAGCTGTTCCTAAGGAAAATGAGAATACATTTGCTAGAAAACGACATGCGATTACCTTAAAAgatctacaaaaaaatattgggAATAGTGTTCTGCTCGATGAGTCAAATAAGGACGTATCAATTCGGGAAATAAAAAACTCTTGCAACTTAAAGATTCAAAATGAAGAAAGTATTAAAGGCCAAGAACCTAGAAGCATCAAAGGATTGGGatattttccagtttttaTGAATGCGCTGGATAATTGTCCACATAAGGACAAAACCCTATGCCTAAATATTCGGGAAGATAAAGTACCAGGTG aATTTAGTATAAAAGTGAAGATACCTTTTCGGGAAAATGCTCTTGTGATGCGAAATCAGCATATGGTGAAAATATCAAGGATCATAACCGATGCAACGACGAAAGATGCACTACAGATTTCGATCGATGTTATAAACAAGGGATTTGAAGCACAGGAATTCACCATATTTGTTTGCAATTGCGACATTTTAAAAAGTGGATCCACATCGAACAGTGCCAGAAGATTACTTCAACCGGATATTGGACAAACCGTCACTTTTTTGGTGCCTTTGATAGTGGGCTcgaagaaaaacaagaaatacaGCTGCGATG TGATGGTTAAGGCCAGTACAGATTACGATGAGAGTGATATGAATCTGCGGAAACCCGTTGACCCAAAAGTAGGAGTTGTGGCCAAAAGAACTATGGACATTAAATGCCACTCGAGgtgcttttgtgtttggcgTTGTCGATGTCACTGCATTGGAAAGCTGGAAACGTTCATAAACTACAATGCCTGTGAAAGAATGGATCCCAAGTCCGAAAAGGACGCTGGACTCATCTACAACTGTCCACCTGGCAACGAGCCAAATGATGTGTGCATCAAGGATGTTTGTAGCGATCGAAATGATGAGATCACTTGCAATCTCACCTGTAAAGTCATTGCAATTACACTGCTCATTTTGTTCTTGCTGTTTTTATTGG GACTTTTAAAGGCCATCTTTGGCATCTGCATTACTTGCATAGGACGTTGTGGCTTCGATACAGTGCAGCCTGGCAGGAAATACGAATGCACATCCTGCATAAGGATCTTCTTGGTCAACTGTTTCTTCTTCATCATATATCCCTTTGCCTGTTGGTGTAAGTGCTTCCGACCAAAGGCGAAGGACCTCATAGAAGCTAGCTCCGATTGGGACTGCATTTCTCAAAGCGACGAAACACCCGAATGCTCCTGTGAT AAAAGGGAGTCCAATTCGAGTTGCCGACTTCATGGTGGCCAGGAtctacaaaataatttaatgctAGCCTTTGCTCCAATGCATGAAAATGGTCTCTTCAAGGACGAAAAGTCCGACGACGAGGAGAGCCATCTGTTTATCCTAGAAGTGTTGGAGGAGAGCAAGAGTTCCCTGACCAAAATG ATGAGTCAGGTCCTGGATCCTGTTCAGAATGTTGAGCAAGCCACTGAAAGTAATGCCGATGATTTAGCGGCCGATGAGTTTGTGGAATGCCTGAGGAACTCGCAGGTGGCTTATAGGACATTGAGTTCGCCAGTGGGCGGAGTAGTCGACATCCCGGACAACTATCAGTATTGCGTGAAAGGATTCTTTGTGCAAACTATAAGCTCGAACTTTGAATTCATGAGCTATCATCCATTGTCACAGTTTGTGGGAGTCACAGAAGAG AACGAAGTCAGGCCTCTGTCGCATCCTCGATACATCCACTCTGATGAATTCTCCAGAGTTTACGCTAATAAAATGGAGGTTCACAAGGCAGCAGATCTCTCAGTGGTTCCTCCAATGAATGTTCCTTGTATCAACATCGACCACGGAAACCACTTGGAGAGTTCCTTTGTTAAACTCGCAGCGCAACAggaaaaaatgaaagcaaatcAGACCTAA
- the LOC120453253 gene encoding uncharacterized protein LOC120453253 isoform X2, translated as MPDSMNAILIKCPENNSNQSCETQLIVNIHMNPSFDLENTEKFWVVDKVYDPSKGSTSKIISPYLIVVSRGEPVVMYPLRFLKSIDNEKINMKPSEEVNNSAELGGSPSCTTNEGQLETNIKRQELKNTTRSKRNHFPLFAAGKSMISNIFGTNRDKKNIKPRRRDKRINDHQQKDLSSLGLVQVLDTAVTKNYLDSPYDFLHPLKDTQSKELDKHNLLKWHDHYIPKSKSEDLSRNSQMKNNQKDSLKSLNIAEDNDKLFSHENSKSRKLQNNEGKLKMYTNYEKSEEESVPDYVLYDRMAQESRRKQIKESFDKIYVPPRKSMFKSNEFSNGEDHESNKYKSPPKNVNDAQEFPYESVDNHFPSRKSVPHKMENEKYNFITSGDRKTNNREFPNERDTNYLRSPSIGKVYDFPQGSKNHNKNNKPLLDDSYIPQERKYKKKNFKGSNRQYNKLDMPLDAEKDLYYYRTPVEGQSSVMDFPGEIENKINNYMDPNGFSQEKAYDNSISFGNDFESGNENLNLNAPNRNLYNQNFNFDTKLEYPSLPENNVNDFSWSHGNIGDESLNSIVNRHMKQKLPDNFEVRNSLNAPNDLHLDYFKPVSSQKYLDFGSKQKINPYLTYPNTNSYKTFPRSRNLRRMKRGGLQDRHRENGEDSRLDPKYDSDLESLKALNLKHLDDNGEIPCDTCGGKNKKKDEKPRTVYSIALAEPKSLESKIENGNPKIDDAVPCDTCGGKNKKPGGKPLPGGLPPEINSLNAASEERRLPDYMIPCESCKTSNRYTEGNLDSASCGCVTNPKVCSCESSKLSRALNDSLKEWSYTVFNMKNPVPFLSTKLRVFRRRHNTWWLVVPIVTLDSVSGIFANADFSAVFTSHIDMLRLEKSTGFSNRNLAVPKENENTFARKRHAITLKDLQKNIGNSVLLDESNKDVSIREIKNSCNLKIQNEESIKGQEPRSIKGLGYFPVFMNALDNCPHKDKTLCLNIREDKVPEFSIKVKIPFRENALVMRNQHMVKISRIITDATTKDALQISIDVINKGFEAQEFTIFVCNCDILKSGSTSNSARRLLQPDIGQTVTFLVPLIVGSKKNKKYSCDVMVKASTDYDESDMNLRKPVDPKVGVVAKRTMDIKCHSRCFCVWRCRCHCIGKLETFINYNACERMDPKSEKDAGLIYNCPPGNEPNDVCIKDVCSDRNDEITCNLTCKVIAITLLILFLLFLLGLLKAIFGICITCIGRCGFDTVQPGRKYECTSCIRIFLVNCFFFIIYPFACWCKCFRPKAKDLIEASSDWDCISQSDETPECSCDKRESNSSCRLHGGQDLQNNLMLAFAPMHENGLFKDEKSDDEESHLFILEVLEESKSSLTKMMSQVLDPVQNVEQATESNADDLAADEFVECLRNSQVAYRTLSSPVGGVVDIPDNYQYCVKGFFVQTISSNFEFMSYHPLSQFVGVTEENEVRPLSHPRYIHSDEFSRVYANKMEVHKAADLSVVPPMNVPCINIDHGNHLESSFVKLAAQQEKMKANQT; from the exons ATGCCCGATAGTATGAACGCAATTCTCATCAAATGCCCCGAAAACAATTCAAACCAATCCTGCGAGACGCAATTGATTGTCAATATTCACATGAACCCAAGCTTCGATTTGGAAAACACGGAAAAGTTTTGGGTGGTCGACAAGGTCTATGATCCCTCGAAAGGAAGCACTTCCAAAATAATATCTCCGTATCTGATTGTGGTTAGCAGGGGTGAGCCTGTTGTTATGTACCCACTTCGGTTTCTAAAA TCAATAGATAATGAGAAAATAAACATGAAGCCCTCAGAAGAAGTCAATAATAGTGCGGAACTTGGTGGTTCCCCATCCTGTACGACTAATGAAGGCCAACTTGAAACGAATATAAAAAGACAGGAGTTGAAAAACACGACCAGAT cgAAAAGAAATCACTTTCCACTCTTTGCCGCAGGAAAATCGATGATTTCAAACATTTTCGGTACGAATAGGGAcaagaaaaacataaaaccTCGTCGCAGGGATAAAAGAATCAATGATCACCAGCAAAAGGACCTTTCAAGCCTTGGACTTGTTCAAGTTTTGGATACTGCTGTAACAAAAA ATTACCTAGATTCCCCTTACGATTTTTTACACCCATTAAAGGATACACAGAGTAAAGAACTGGATAAACATAACTTACTTAAATGGCACGATCACTATATTCCTAAATCGAAGTCTGAAGACCTTTCAAGAAATAGTCAAAtgaaaaacaatcaaaaagACAGTTTAAAGAGTTTGAACATCGCAGAGGATAATGATAAACTATTTTCCCATGAG AACTCAAAAAGCCGCAAGTTACAAAATAATGAAGGCAAGCTTAAGATGTACACAAATTACGAAAAATCTGAGGAAGAATCAGTGCCCGATTATGTTTT ATATGATCGAATGGCGCAGGAATCTagaagaaaacaaataaaagaaagttTTGATAAGATCTATGTACCACCAAGGAAAAGTATGTTTAAATCGAATGAATTTTCCAACGGGGAAGATCACGAAAGTAATAAGTACAAGTCACCTcccaaaaatgtaaatgatGCACAAGAGTTCCCATATGAAAGTGTAGATAATCATTTTCCGAGTAGGAAAAGTGTTCCacataaaatggaaaatgaaaaatataattttataacatCTGGTGATCGGAAAACAAATAATCGTGAATTTCCAAATGAGAGGGACACTAATTACTTAAGATCGCCTTCTATTGGTAAAGTTTATGATTTTCCACAGGGAAGTAAAaaccacaataaaaataataagccACTTTTGGATGACAGCTATATACCGCAGgaaaggaaatataaaaagaaaaactttaaaggATCTAATAGACAATATAATAAACTCGATATGCCATTGGATGCTGAAAAGGATCTCTATTATTACAGGACTCCAGTCGAAGGTCAATCGAGTGTTATGGATTTTCCTggtgaaatagaaaataagataaataattatatggATCCAAACGGATTTTCACAGGAAAAGGCTTATGATAATAGCATTTCCTTTGGAAATGATTTCGAAAGTGGTAATGAAAACCTAAATTTGAACGCACCCAATAGAAATTTGTACAACCAGAATTTTAACTTTGATACAAAATTAGAGTATCCAAGTTTGCCTGAAAACAATGTTAATGACTTTTCATGGAGCCATGGAAACATTGGAGACGAAAGCCTTAATTCTATTGTAAACCGTCATATGAAACAAAAACTTCCAG aCAACTTTGAGGTCAGAAATAGTTTGAATGCGCCAAATGATTTGCATTTGGATTACTTTAAGCCAGTTAGTAGCCAGAAATATTTGGACTTCGGTTCCAAGCAGAAGATAAATCCCTATCTGACGTACCCGAATACCAATTCCTACAAGACGTTTCCACGTTCAAGAAACCTGAGAAGGATGAAACGAGGTGGGCTTCAAGATCGTCATAGGGAAAATGGTGAAGATTCGCGTTTGGATCCAAAGTATGATAGCGATCTTGAATCTTTGAAAGCGCTGAACTTGAAGCACTTGGATGATAATGGGGAGATTCCATGTGACACGTGTGGGGGCAAGAATAAAAAGAAGGATGAAAAGCCCCGAACAGTATATAGTATTGCCTTGGCAGAACCGAAAAGTTTAGAAAGTAAAATTGAGAATGGGAACCCCAAAATTGATGATGCCGTTCCTTGCGATACGTGTGGTGGTAAAAATAAGAAGCCAGGAGGGAAACCCTTGCCTGGTGGATTGCCCCCTGAAATCAACAGCTTAAATGCTGCAAGTGAGGAGCGACGGTTacccgactatatgataccctGCGAAAGCTGCAAGACAAGCAATAGGTATACAGAAGGCAACCTGGACTCCGCATCCTGCGGCTGTGTTACCAACCCAAAAGTGTGCAGTTGTGAATCCTCTAAGTTATCCCGGGCCTTAAACGATAG TTTAAAGGAATGGAGCTATACGGTCTTTAATATGAAAAATCCAGTTCCCTTTTTAAGCACCAAGCTGCGTGTTTTTAGAAGGCGTCACAACACGTGGTGGCTGGTTGTTCCGATAGTAAC GCTTGATAGTGTATCAGGCATATTTGCAAATGCTGACTTTTCGGCCGTGTTTACCTCCCACATCGATATGCTTCGCCTGGAAAAGTCAACAGGCTTTTCTAATCGAAATTTAGCTGTTCCTAAGGAAAATGAGAATACATTTGCTAGAAAACGACATGCGATTACCTTAAAAgatctacaaaaaaatattgggAATAGTGTTCTGCTCGATGAGTCAAATAAGGACGTATCAATTCGGGAAATAAAAAACTCTTGCAACTTAAAGATTCAAAATGAAGAAAGTATTAAAGGCCAAGAACCTAGAAGCATCAAAGGATTGGGatattttccagtttttaTGAATGCGCTGGATAATTGTCCACATAAGGACAAAACCCTATGCCTAAATATTCGGGAAGATAAAGTACCAG aATTTAGTATAAAAGTGAAGATACCTTTTCGGGAAAATGCTCTTGTGATGCGAAATCAGCATATGGTGAAAATATCAAGGATCATAACCGATGCAACGACGAAAGATGCACTACAGATTTCGATCGATGTTATAAACAAGGGATTTGAAGCACAGGAATTCACCATATTTGTTTGCAATTGCGACATTTTAAAAAGTGGATCCACATCGAACAGTGCCAGAAGATTACTTCAACCGGATATTGGACAAACCGTCACTTTTTTGGTGCCTTTGATAGTGGGCTcgaagaaaaacaagaaatacaGCTGCGATG TGATGGTTAAGGCCAGTACAGATTACGATGAGAGTGATATGAATCTGCGGAAACCCGTTGACCCAAAAGTAGGAGTTGTGGCCAAAAGAACTATGGACATTAAATGCCACTCGAGgtgcttttgtgtttggcgTTGTCGATGTCACTGCATTGGAAAGCTGGAAACGTTCATAAACTACAATGCCTGTGAAAGAATGGATCCCAAGTCCGAAAAGGACGCTGGACTCATCTACAACTGTCCACCTGGCAACGAGCCAAATGATGTGTGCATCAAGGATGTTTGTAGCGATCGAAATGATGAGATCACTTGCAATCTCACCTGTAAAGTCATTGCAATTACACTGCTCATTTTGTTCTTGCTGTTTTTATTGG GACTTTTAAAGGCCATCTTTGGCATCTGCATTACTTGCATAGGACGTTGTGGCTTCGATACAGTGCAGCCTGGCAGGAAATACGAATGCACATCCTGCATAAGGATCTTCTTGGTCAACTGTTTCTTCTTCATCATATATCCCTTTGCCTGTTGGTGTAAGTGCTTCCGACCAAAGGCGAAGGACCTCATAGAAGCTAGCTCCGATTGGGACTGCATTTCTCAAAGCGACGAAACACCCGAATGCTCCTGTGAT AAAAGGGAGTCCAATTCGAGTTGCCGACTTCATGGTGGCCAGGAtctacaaaataatttaatgctAGCCTTTGCTCCAATGCATGAAAATGGTCTCTTCAAGGACGAAAAGTCCGACGACGAGGAGAGCCATCTGTTTATCCTAGAAGTGTTGGAGGAGAGCAAGAGTTCCCTGACCAAAATG ATGAGTCAGGTCCTGGATCCTGTTCAGAATGTTGAGCAAGCCACTGAAAGTAATGCCGATGATTTAGCGGCCGATGAGTTTGTGGAATGCCTGAGGAACTCGCAGGTGGCTTATAGGACATTGAGTTCGCCAGTGGGCGGAGTAGTCGACATCCCGGACAACTATCAGTATTGCGTGAAAGGATTCTTTGTGCAAACTATAAGCTCGAACTTTGAATTCATGAGCTATCATCCATTGTCACAGTTTGTGGGAGTCACAGAAGAG AACGAAGTCAGGCCTCTGTCGCATCCTCGATACATCCACTCTGATGAATTCTCCAGAGTTTACGCTAATAAAATGGAGGTTCACAAGGCAGCAGATCTCTCAGTGGTTCCTCCAATGAATGTTCCTTGTATCAACATCGACCACGGAAACCACTTGGAGAGTTCCTTTGTTAAACTCGCAGCGCAACAggaaaaaatgaaagcaaatcAGACCTAA